Genomic DNA from Candidatus Rokuibacteriota bacterium:
TCCTCGTGACCCTGGTGGCGGCAGCGGTGCTGCGGCTGAGCCTCGTGCTGGTCTACCAGGCGGCGGTCTACTGGTCCCGCCTGAGCGTGGACTTCTTCGGGGACGCCCGCGGCTACACCCATGTTGGCCTCTACATCGCGAGCCTGCTCCGGGGCGAGATGGTCAACGCCGGGGAGGATGCCTTCGCATCCTGGTTTGTCGCCCATGAGGCGCCGGGCCTCAGGGAAGGAGGGTATTGGACGGACGCCGGTGGCTTCCCGTCCCTGCTAGGGTATCACGTCAGCGCGTACTCGTATGCGATGGGATGGCTTTTCGCCATCTTCGGCTTTTCCCCGCTGATGATCAAGCTGCTGAACAGCATGTTGAGCGTCTGGACGGGCGTCGTCGTCTATCTGCTGGCCCGGGATCTCTGGGGGGAGCGAGCGGGAGTCGCCGCGGCGGGGGCCTTCCTCTTCTTCCCCTCGGTCGTGTTCTGGTCGATCACTGGGCTCAAGGATACGGTGATCATCGCAGGCCTCGTGACCTGTGTCTGGTGTGCGACCCGTTACCTACGGGATGGTGGCGCGGGATACCTGGTGCTGGGGGCCGGCCTGACGGGGGCGGCGTGGACGATCCGGACCGCCCTGGTCGGGCCCCTTGTCCTGGCGCTCCTGATGGCTGTGGCCACGAGGATGGCGCGGGCGCTCGGAGGGGTCGCGCCGAGGATCTTCCTGACCGCCGGGATGATCGTTCTGGGCGGCTGGCTGGCGATGTCCTACCCGTCCATCATCTCCTTCTCAAAGAGCGTGTCAGAGGGGTGGGTTCACGGCGAGGGGACGGTGTACCGGATCTTTCCGGCCCGGTTCTACCTGGAGGAGAACCAGGCTTCTCCCAGCCTCACGGCAGGGGAGCTCCTCGGCGTCTTGCTCATCGCGACGGCTTACGGAGTCTTCTCCCCCTTCCCCTGGGAGATCACAACCAACCTTCAGCGCATCGCCCTCCCCCAGGTGCTCGTCTGGTATGGCCTGTTCCCCTTCTTCATCATCGGGCTGCGCCAGGGTCTCCGGCAGTCCCGAGCCCTGCTGCCGATGCTTGTTCTGGGCGTAGGCCTGGTGGGGATCATCGCCCTCGGCTCGGGCAACGTGGGATCGGCCTTCCGGCACCGCGACATGCTCACGCCATTTTACCTGGTATTGGCGTCGGGGGGCCTTTGCCATATACTAGGCTGGCCAAAAGCGGACGGAGTGGGATGAAGGTTCTCTACATCTCATACGATGGGGCCACCGATCCCCTTGGCCGCGCGCAGGTCCTGCCCTATCTGGGTGGGCTTCGGCGAGAAGGATTCGGGTTCACCCTCCTGAGCTTCGAGAAGCCACAGGCCCTGCGGATGGAAGGGGAGCGGGTGCGGGGACTGCTTGACGCGGAAGG
This window encodes:
- a CDS encoding glycosyltransferase family 39 protein; the encoded protein is MNGAASGGPGGARWLLPAGAACAVLAAFAAPGPFFALAFPAYLLLKARQRHLFEGRRALLVTLVAAAVLRLSLVLVYQAAVYWSRLSVDFFGDARGYTHVGLYIASLLRGEMVNAGEDAFASWFVAHEAPGLREGGYWTDAGGFPSLLGYHVSAYSYAMGWLFAIFGFSPLMIKLLNSMLSVWTGVVVYLLARDLWGERAGVAAAGAFLFFPSVVFWSITGLKDTVIIAGLVTCVWCATRYLRDGGAGYLVLGAGLTGAAWTIRTALVGPLVLALLMAVATRMARALGGVAPRIFLTAGMIVLGGWLAMSYPSIISFSKSVSEGWVHGEGTVYRIFPARFYLEENQASPSLTAGELLGVLLIATAYGVFSPFPWEITTNLQRIALPQVLVWYGLFPFFIIGLRQGLRQSRALLPMLVLGVGLVGIIALGSGNVGSAFRHRDMLTPFYLVLASGGLCHILGWPKADGVG